One window of Populus nigra chromosome 5, ddPopNigr1.1, whole genome shotgun sequence genomic DNA carries:
- the LOC133695318 gene encoding carboxypeptidase SOL1-like, translating into MKIFFFFFSLLVYSLSFSSSIARGPLHSSLPSGIRNRSRISYSDSVRRQLFQDKPSKLSDERAKGYMTNSDLEKAVKEFGRRCSNISRIYSIGKSVLGVPLWVIEISDKPGEEEPEPAFKFIGNVHGDEPVGRELLLRLANWICDNYIKDSLARLIVENIHLHILPSMNPDGYLLRSRGNANNIDLNRDFPDQFFPLNNDINARQPETRAVMNWLREIQFAASASLHGGALVANYPWDGTEDKRRNYYACPDDDTFRFMASIYSRSHHNMSLSKEFPGGITNGAFWYPIYGGMQDWNYIHAGCFELTLEISENKWPNANELPTLWEYNKMSLLNLAASLVKTGIHGRIFSSDSGMPLPGSVMIKGINYTVKAGRGFADYHRLLAPGERYEVMATMPGYRPKTTRISLEEAAMTLDFILDPEVTTKGSLRSINDCRCESKCGLEVFWRVHSEVYFILIVVSVFLCFLLKRKLKVNILNHRQLPRRSVQV; encoded by the exons atgaaaatcttcttcttcttcttctctctcctcgtttactctctctctttctcctcttCCATCGCTCGCGGCCCTCTCCATTCTTCTCTTCCTTCAG gtATTAGAAATCGTAGTAGAATTAGTTATTCGGATTCTGTAAGGAGGCAGTTATTCCAGGATAAACCGTCTAAGTTAAG TGATGAAAGAGCTAAAGGATACATGACTAACTCTGATCTTGAAAAGGCTGTCAAAGAATTCGGTCGAAGATGCAGTAATATTTCTAGGATTTACAG TATTGGAAAGAGTGTCCTTGGAGTTCCGCTG TGGGTTATTGAGATTTCTGACAAGCCTGGGGAGGAAGAGCCTGAACCTGCATTCAAG TTCATTGGAAATGTCCATGGGGATGAACCTGTAGGTCGTGAGCTTCTGTTACGTCTTGCTAATTGGATTTGCGATAACTATATTAAGGATTCCTTG GCCAGATTGATTGTAGAAAATATTCACCTTCATATTCTTCCATCCATGAATCCTGATGGTTATTTATTAAGGAGCCGTGGTAATGCTAACAATATTGATCTAAATCGAGATTTTCCAGACCAG TTCTTTCCACTCAATAATGACATAAATGCACGCCAACCAGAAACAAGAGCAGTTATGAATTGGCTGAGAGAGATACAATTTGCAGCGTCTGCTAGTTTGCACGGG GGTGCCCTAGTTGCAAATTACCCATGGGATGGTACTGAGGATAAAAG GAGAAATTACTATGCATGCCCTGATGATGACACATTCCGGTTCATGGCGAGTATATATAGTCGTTCTCATCATAACATGTCTCTGAGCAAGGAATTCCCTGGAGGAATCACAAATGGAGCGTTTTG GTACCCAATATATGGTGGAATGCAAGATTGGAATTATATACATGCTGGATGTTTTGAATTGACCTTGGAGATTAGTGAAAACAAATGGCCTAATGCCAATGag CTTCCTACTCTTTGGGAGTACAACAAAATGAGTTTACTGAACCTTGCAGCCAGCCTTGTGAAG ACAGGAATACATGGAAGGATCTTTTCGTCAGATAGTGGAATGCCACTCCCTGGCTCTGTTATGATCAAGGGAATAAATTACACA GTTAAAGCTGGCAGAGGTTTTGCTGATTACCATCGGCTCCTTGCTCCAGGGGAGAGATATGAAG TTATGGCCACAATGCCTGGGTACAGACCAAAAACCACACGTATCTCACTGGAAGAAGCAGCCATGACTCTGGACTTTATTCTTGATCCAGAGGTCACAACCAAGGGGAGCCTACGAAGTATTAATGATTGTAGGTGTGAAAGCAAGTGCGGGCTTGAAGTTTTCTGGAGGGTGCACTCAGAGgtttattttatcttgattgTTGTCTCTGTATTCCTTTGCTTTTTATTGAAGAGGAAGCTGAAAGTCAACATTTTAAACCATAGACAGTTGCCTAGAAGGTCAGTTCAGGTATGA